The Apium graveolens cultivar Ventura chromosome 11, ASM990537v1, whole genome shotgun sequence genome has a window encoding:
- the LOC141695648 gene encoding uncharacterized protein LOC141695648, with protein MPPRRDPFHIDPAQLTEMIGQAVAQAVQQALNQNGQGHQLEPFVWLERFVKQKPDSFSTAPTPIDAKNWIVHLEKIFDALGCDEIQKVRLAVYKLESDAQRWWRGVKATKGEQYIEALKWQGFKEVFYEQYFSNADREAYLREFHSIMQHQDESITDYMARFIRLAGFAGTVAGTAAQQADKFKWGLKSHLRGSIISFKFDNVAEAADAAKDVEKERIDFRTSRSNSGSKRTRDDQGFAQGRQWYGGQNGQQGQWRGQNQNRGGQSFHGRNQYVGQNQNQQFQRQKQPRQWQNHQQGQSRYSVYGGNPNMIPVAPCATCGGHHPGRSCYRHTGACFLCGSMSHRAKDCTVSRNPGGGGAGGGSGSGSQQNPTARVFALTANQAAANSGTVSGTLLIGRRDAYVLFDIGSTHSVVSVLFVRHLGVAPSLLYPHKSISTSMGNSVVISDMYRECPIAVGDRSCKVNLLPMEMHDFDIILGMDWLSEHRATIDCQGKRVIFGDADKPEFVYQGSQLKGDVKLISALKASKLLSKGCDGYLAFVKDTSKDEPRIKDYPVVREYEDVFPDELPGLPPHREVEFTIELVPGAEPISKAPYRMAPLELQELKEQLQE; from the exons ATGCCTCCTAGACGTGATCCTTTTCATATTGACCCCGCTCAGCTTACTGAGATGATAGGGCAAGCAGTGGCTCAGGCTGTACAGCAGGCTTTG AATCAGAATGGTCAGGGCCATCAGCTGGAGCCGTTTGTATGGTTGGAGAGGTTTGTGAAGCAGAAACCAGACTCTTTTAGTACAGCACCGACTCCTATTGATGCTAAAAATTGGATTGTTCATCTCGAAAAGATTTTTGATGCACTGGGTTGTGATGAGATTCAGAAAGTCAGGTTAGCTGTATATAAGTTGGAGAGTGATGCTCAGAGATGGTGGAGAGGAGTGAAAGCTACTAAAGGGGAGCAGTATATAGAGGCTTTGAAATGGCAGGGATTCAAGGAAGTATTCTATGAGCAGTACTTCTCTAATGCTGATAGGGAGGCTTATTTGAGGGAGTTTCATTCTATTATGCAGCACCAGGATGAGAGCATTACTGATTATATGGCGAGGTTTATAAGGCTGGCTGGATTTGCTGGGACAGTTGCAGGGACTGCTGCGCAGCAGGCTGATAAATTTAAATGGGGGTTGAAGTCTCATCTGAGGGGttccataatttcttttaaatttgataatgtggcagAGGCGGCTGATGCAGCAAAGGATGTTGAGAAAGAGCGCATAGATTTCAGGACTTCTAGGTCTAACAGTGGTAGTAAGAGGACTAGGGATGATCAAGGTTTTGCACAGGGTAGACAGTGGTATGGAGGTCAGAATGGTCAGCAGGGACAGTGGCGCGGACAAAATCAGAATAGGGGTGGTCAGTCATTCCACGGTCGGAATCAGTATGTTGgtcagaatcagaatcagcagTTTCAACGACAGAAGCAGCCTAGGCAGTGGCAGAATCATCAGCAGGGGCAGAGCCGTTACTCAGTATATGGGGGAAACCCCAATATGATTCCAGTGGCTCCTTGTGCTACATGTGGTGGACATCATCCAGGTAGATCTTGTTACAGACATACTGGGGCTTGTTTCTTGTGTGGTAGCATGTCACATAGGGCAAAAGATTGCACAGTGTCACGCAACCCTGGTGGAGGAGGAGCTGGCGGTGGTAGTGGCAGTGGAAGTCAGCAGAATCCTACAGCCAGAGTGTTTGCATTGACTGCAAATCAAGCAGCAGCTAATTCAGGTACCGTTTCAGGAACACTTCTTATTGGTAGACGTGATGCTTATGTGCTATTTGATATTGGTTCGACCCATTCTGTTGTGTCTGTATTGTTTGTTCGTCATCTAGGCGTTGCACCTTCATTATTATATCCTCATAAGTCTATTTCTACCTCGATGGGGAATTCTGTTGTTATTTCTGATATGTATCGAGAGTGTCCGATAGCTGTTGGAGATAGAAGTTGTAAGGTTAACTTGCTTCCCATGGAGATGCATGACTTTGACATTATTTTGGGGATGGACTGGTTGAGTGAACATCGTGCCACAATTGATTGTCAAGGAAAAAGGGTGATCTTTGGGGATGCAGATAAACCAGAATTTGTATACCAAGGGTCTCAGCTGAAGGGGGATGTTAAGTTAATTTCTGCTCTAAAGGCAAGTAAATTGTTGTCTAAGGGCTGTGATGGCTACCTTGCTTTCGTGAAGGATACATCGAAGGATGAACCTCGCATCAAGGATTATCCAGTTGTGAGGGAGTATGAAGATGTGTTCCCCGATGAGCTACCAGGTTTGCCACCACATAGAGAGGTGGAGTTTACTATTGAACTTGTTCCAGGTGCCGAGCCTATTTCTAAGGCGCCTTATCGAATGGCACCACTtgagttgcaagaattgaaggagcaGTTGCAAGAGTAG